The following coding sequences are from one Eucalyptus grandis isolate ANBG69807.140 chromosome 11, ASM1654582v1, whole genome shotgun sequence window:
- the LOC104426553 gene encoding uncharacterized protein LOC104426553, with amino-acid sequence MANGDEDGRAAPRDNVNAPEAGAGCPAPEVRSAPEIIEEIPDAGHQGREGLVLEVPPRTSEFGREDTAVIDIPPTPNLTPRRVNFSPMPSPSFAKVDGTSAPSPSNRRATMKTLLPKLSFKFRNNTFDIEKAAMLALGASPARRRERPLIPRTFSLTRLFTPRTKTSSSLPVTPIAHSNPESMHGRNTTEQLGSVKAEVKPSIHRSRSVPVINKDGSIRPMDSLGNVFRIVPTTPRVTTDASVSDAAPASDTDENRDNGEDIPEEEAVCRICFIELGEGSDTLKMECSCKGELALAHQECAIKWFSIKGNKICDVCKQEVRNLPVTLLRLQNLQARNLQGIGAPAVVRYRLWQDVPVLVIVSMLAYFCFLEQLLVGKMGSGAIAISLPFSCILGLLASMTSSTMVHRRFVWVYATIQFGLVVLSAHLFYSLLHMQAVLSVLLATFAGFGMTMCGTSFLVEISKWRVWWLALSAQRHNARENSQFDQTPVAVEQNHTQPQHQETEPGNSETSRGN; translated from the exons ATGGCGAACGGAGACGAAGACGGACGGGCCGCCCCCAGAGATAATGTCAACGCCCCCGAAGCGGGCGCCGGCTGTCCAGCTCCCGAG GTCAGAAGTGCTCCAGAAATAATTGAAGAGATCCCAGACGCTGGTCATCAGGGACGGGAGGGCCTGGTCCTAGAGGTTCCCCCAAGAACCTCCGAGTTTGGTAGAGAGGATACTGCGGTAATTGATATTCCACCGACGCCTAACCTTACTCCCAGAAGAGTCAACTTTTCGCCCATGCCCAGTCCCAGTTTTGCCAAAGTGGATGGAACTTCCGCCCCTTCCCCATCTAATCGCAGAGCAACTATGAAAACCCTCCTTCCGAAACTAAGTTTTAAGTTTCGAAATAATACTTTCGACATCGAGAAGGCGGCAATGCTAGCATTGGGTGCTTCTCCggcaagaagaagggagagaCCTCTCATTCCAAGGACATTCTCTTTAACGAGGCTTTTCACTCCCAGAACGAAAACTTCGTCGTCCTTACCTGTCACTCCAATTGCTCATTCCAATCCAGAGTCTATGCATGGACGGAACACAACCGAACAGCTAGGTTCTGTG AAAGCTGAGGTCAAACCATCTATTCACCGATCACGTTCAGTCCCCGTGATTAACAAAGATGGGAGCATAAGGCCAATGGATTCTTTAGGCAACGTGTTTCGCATAGTTCCCACTACTCCCCGGGTCACTACAGATGCCAGTGTATCAGATGCAGCTCCTGCAAGTGATACAG ATGAAAACCGTGACAATGGGGAAGATATTCCTGAAGAAGAAGCAGTCTGTCGAATCTGCTTTATCGAACTTGGAGAGGGCTCTGACACACTTAAGATGGAATGTAGTTGCAAAGGTGAATTGGCACTAGCTCATCAAGAATGTGCCATAAAATGGTTTAGCATCAAAGGTAATAAGATATGCGATGTGTGCAAGCAAGAAGTCCGGAACCTACCTGTCACTCTTTTGAGACTTCAAAATCTTCAAGCCCGTAACTTGCAAGGAATTGGAGCTCCTGCGGTTGTTCGATACAG GCTGTGGCAGGATGTCCCGGTTCTTGTCATTGTCAGCATGCTCGCTTATTTTTGCTTTCTGGAGCAGCTTCTG GTAGGCAAAATGGGTTCTGGCGCAATTGccatttctctccctttttcctgTATTTTGGGGCTTCTTGCATCCATGACATCCTCCACCATGG TGCACAGAAGATTTGTCTGGGTTTATGCCACTATTCAGTTTGGACTGGTGGTTCTATCAGCACATCTTTTTTATTCACTG CTTCACATGCAAGCTGTTCTATCAGTTCTCCTAGCTACCTTCGCCGGATTTGGGATGACAATGTGCGGGACTTCTTTCCTAGTTGAGATTTCAAAATGGAGGGTATGGTGGCTGGCCCTATCAGCACAAAGACATAACGCCCGGGAGAATTCGCAGTTTGATCAAACGCCCGTGGCCGTGGAGCAGAACCATACGCAACCACAGCATCAGGAAACTGAACCAGGGAACTCAGAAACTTCACGTGGTAATTGA